In Methanofervidicoccus sp. A16, the sequence ACAAAGTGCATAATCTTCACCTGTAGCATTTTATAAAATAATTTTTTATAATAATTATATTAAATAAACGAAACTTAATAAAAAATTTTATAATAATTTTAGAGACAATTAAAGTTAAAAATAATATCTTAAATTGTTAATACATAAATAAACTGTTAAAATAGTAATAATTAGGATAAAAGAATGAAAACAGGTAGCAAAGTAAAATTTAGTCCTTGACTCTCGAACTACCCTGAGTACTGGAGAAACTTGACAGGATTTCTATTAAACCTTTTTTAAGAGTTTTTATCTCTTTATATTTGATAATTTTTTAACTATTTTCATAATTATTTTAATTATTTTTATTATAATTTAAAAAACTATGTTCATAACTTAAAAAACAAAAAAAGTATCGATTAATACATCCTTATTATACTCTGAAGTACTGGATCTGTAACTTCATTCTCAGGGATCTCTTCGATCTTCTCAATTTTAATAAGGGTTCTCTTTACATGGTGTTTACTTCCCATTTCAGAGTACAGATACTCTAGAGCATCTTCCTTTTTTAGAGCCCTGTACTCCTTTCTAAAGAACATAGGTTCCTCCTTACCAAGTATTCTCCCAGTTATTCTGTAGATCTTTATCATCTCTATCACCCCATTACTCTATTAGATCCAAGGCTTC encodes:
- the rpl18a gene encoding 50S ribosomal protein L18Ae produces the protein MIKIYRITGRILGKEEPMFFRKEYRALKKEDALEYLYSEMGSKHHVKRTLIKIEKIEEIPENEVTDPVLQSIIRMY